The DNA region TCGTAGGCACCGAGCGCGGTGTCCTTGACCCGGTCGAGGAGTTCGGTGAACGCCGGGTCGCCGGACAGGTCGGTGCGCAGGACGAGGGTGTTGACGAAGAAACCGATCAGATCCTCCGTCTCGGCACGGTTGCGACCTGCGGCCGGGCTGCCGACCGCGATGTCGTCCTGACCGCTGTACTTCGCCATCAGCAGCTGGAACACCGCCAGCAGCGACATGAACAGGCTCGCCCCCTGCCCCGCCGCCAGCCGCCGGGCCGCGCCGGCCACGTCGGCGGGCACCGAGAAGGACACCGTGCCGCCCCGGCCCGACCGCTCGGCCGGCCGCCGGTGATCGGTCGGCAGTTCCAGCGGCCGTACTCCGGCGAGCCGCTCCCGCCAATACGCCGACTGTCCCGCCAGAGCCGGACCGTCCAGCACCTCGCGCTGCCAGCTCGCAAAGTCCGCGTACTGGAGGCCGAGGGGGGCCAGGGTGCACGGCCGGCCGGCCACCGCCGCGCCGTACAGCTCGCCCAGCTCTCGAGCCAGAATGCCCTCCGACCAGCCGTCGGAGACGATGTGGTGCACCGTGAGCAGCAGCAGCCACTCCGTGTCGGCCACCCGCACCGCCACCGCACGCAGCAGCGGCCCGGCGGCCAGGTCGAACGGCCGTCCCGCTGCCTCGCGCAGCATCTCGCGCGCGGCGCCGGCACCGAGTTGGCGGGCGTCGTGGACGTCCACCGCCACCTCCCGCACGGCGTCGACGACCTGGAACGGACGTCCCGTGGCGTCCGCGACGAACCGGGTCCGCAGGATCTCGTGCGAGGCGGCCAGGGCTGTCAGCGCGGCACCGAACGCGTCCGGCGCGAAGTCCCCCTCGACCCGCAGCCCCACCGGGATCGCATACTCGGCCCGGCCCGGCGCCAACTGGTCCAGGAACCAAAGGCGTTGCTGCGCGAAGGACAGCGGCAGGGCCCCCGCCGACCGGTCCGCCCGCGGGATCGCGGCGCAGGTCCCCGGATCCAGCGCGTCCACGGCCGTCGCCAGCAGCGCCGGCGTCGGCGCGTCGAACAGCGTCCGGTATGGCACGTCCACCCCGAGGTCCCGACGCAGCCGGGAGGCGATCCGGACGGCCAGCAGGGAGTGACCGCCCAGTTCGAAGAAATCGTCGTCCGCGCCGACCTCATCGACGCCCAGCAGCTCGGCCCAGATGCCGACGACCGCCCGCTGGGTGGGTGTACGCGGCGCGGCGAACGCGGCGGAGACGTCCGGGCGGTGGCCCTCGGGCGCGGGCAGCGCCCGCCGGTCCACCTTGCCGTTCGGGGTGAGCGGCAGTCGCTCCAGCACGACGTACCGGGCGGGCAGCATGTGCTCGGGCAGCTCCCGCGCCAGCGCCGCGCGCAGCCCGGCCACGGCCACGGCCGTGCCGCCGGTCGGCACCAGGTACGCCACCAGCCGCTTGTCGCCCGGGACGTCCTCGCGGACCACGACCGTGGCCGCCGCGACGGCCGGCCGGGACAGCAGGGCGTTCTCGATCTCTCCGAGTTCCACCCGGTGCCCACGCAGCTTGACCTGGTCGTCCATACGGCCCAGGTAGACCAGGCGCCCGTCCGGCAGCCACTTCACCAGGTCGCCGGTGCGGTACACGCGCGCCTCGGGATCGGCCGAGAACGGGTGCGGCACAAACCGCCGTGCTGTCAGATCGTGTCGGCCCAGATAGCCGAGGGCCACGTTGACACCGCCGATCAGCAGCTCACCGGGCACTCCGACCGGCTGGACCTCGCCGTGCGCCCCGACCACGTACACCTCGGTGTTGTCGATCGCCCGGCCCATCGGCACGTGGTCCGCCGCCGGGTCCACCGACACCGTCCGGCTGACCACGTTGCCGACGGTCGCCTCGGTCGGCCCGTACTCGTTGACGATCGCGGTGTCCCCGGTGCCCAGGGCCAGCGCCCGGTGCGCCAGCGCCGGTGTCAGGTCCTCGCCACCTGCGACCACCGTGGCAATGCCGTGCCGGACGCCGTCCTGCTCCAGCCGAGCGGTCAGCAGCTCCAGGTGCGAGGGCGTTGCCTTCAGAAAGCTGATCGGGACACCGGTCGCGACGATGTCCACGGCCGCGTCGAACACGCCGCGTCCCGGCTCCGGCTGCGGCACCACCAGGCACAGCCCCTGCACCAGCGGCAGGAACAGCGCGGTCACCGTCAGGTCGAAAGCCGCCGACGAGCACAGCAGCGAACCGATCCGCGCACCGGGCGCCGGGGGATAGTTCCGGTCGCACCAGTGCAGGTAATTGACGACACCCCGGTGCCCGACCCGCACGCCCTTGGGGCGGCCCGTCGAACCCGAGGTGTAGATGACGTACGCCACGTCGTCCGGGCCCGCAGCGGCGACCGGGACGGTGCCGGTGCCGGCCGGCCACTCCCGGTCGGCCAGCAGCAGCGCGGTGCCCGGCGCGAACAGGCCCGCGTGCGCGGACTGCGTCACCACCACCGGCGCGGCACTGTCCTCGACCATGTACCGCAACCGCTCGGCCGGGTAGGCCGGGTCCAACGGCACGTAGGCGGCACCCGACTTGAGCACGCCGAGCAGCGCGCACACCAGGTCCGGGCCGTGGTCCAGGCACACCGCGACCAGCGCGCCGGGGCCGACGCCCTGCTCCGCCAGGTACCGCGCCAGCCCCTCGGCCCGCTCGTCCAGCTCCCGGTAGGTCAGCCGCTGCCCGCCGTGTTCCAGGGCCACCGCGTCGGGCTGGAGCGCGGCCCGCTCCCCCACCAGCCGGTGCACGGTCGCGGTGTCCGGGAACGCGGACCGCGGCCCGTTCCACTCGGTCAGGATCCGGTGCCGCTCCGGCTCCGTCAGCATCTCCAATGCGCTGAGCGGCTCCCCGGGCGCGTCGGCGGCGGAACACGCGAGCGTCGCGAGGTGCCCCGCCATCCGCTCCGCCGTAGCCCGTTCGAACAGATCGGTCCGGTAGCCGAGGACACCGCTCAGCCCCCCGCCGTCCGCGACGACTTCCAGCGTGACGTGCGCGTCCGGCGGGAACGCGGCGGCCTCCCGGCCGGCTGTGCGCCACGCGAACCACGCCACCGCACCGCCGGCCGCGTCCGCCAGCACCGCGAGCGGCACCGGACCACGGCCGACGGCGTCCGCCATGCCCCGCGCGACATGCGCCAGGGCCTCGGTGAACGCGGGGTCGCCGGCCGCGCCCCGCACCACGGTCGCCGCATCCGTGTCCCGCGTGCCGTCCGCCGGCACCGCCACCGGGACGTCGCCCCGGCCGGCGTGCCGCGCCAGCAGCGTGTGGAACACCGTCAGCAGGACCGCGGGCAGCTCCACGCCCCGGTCGCGGGCCAGCGCGGCCAGCGCGTCGGCGGTGCGGGCGAGCACGTCGAACGGAACCCGGTCCGCAAGGCCCGGTCCGTCGTCCGACGGCCGGCGGTCCGACGGCAGTTCCAGCGGCTCGAGGCCCGCCAGTGCATGCCGCCACTCCCCCAGCTGGTGATCAGCCACCGTTCACTCCCCATCGTCAGGACATCGTCAGCGGTACAAGCGGTTCACGGGCGGCACGCCGTACGGCGCGCGGCGAGGGGCAGGGCGGGGGCCTCCGGGCGGGCCGGGGACCGTGCCGCCGACAAAACCGCGACCGCCGGCGCCGAACGTCCGCGACGAGCAGGCTAGGACGCGCGGACGCGCGACCCCAGTGGACACAAATGACGCCCCTCGGGATGGTCACAACTGCCCAGTGCCGCTCGCGATCACCGCTGGCCACCATGGACGGCGTCACTAGTGCACAGCCCGGACGCCCCCACGGAGGGCGATTTCACGGGTACCCGGCCCGATCGCAGCGGTCGCGGCCCCATCACGGTGTCGAGAGGAAAAGCCGGTCGTGTACCCGCATCGCCAGCCCCCGGACAGCCCGCACCACGCAGTCCTGACCACCATCGCCTCGGACTCACACACCTGGAACCTGCTCTTCCTGCAACTGCTGCTCGAGGAACAGGGCTGGGAGGTCACCAATCTCGGCGCGTGCGTCCCGGTCGGCGTCCTGATCGAGGAGGCCACGGCCCGTACGCCCGGCCTCATCGTCGTCAGCACGGTCAACGGACACGGCGCCGAGGAGGCCACGGGCCTGGCCCGCGCGGTGCGCGCCGTGCCGGCGCTGGCCAGGGTGCCGCTCGTCGTCGGAGGCAAGCTGAACACCTCGGGCACCATCGCCCCGGACGTCCACGCCTCGCTCATCGACGCCGGCTTCGACGCCGTCCTGACCGGCGCGAACGCCGTCCCCGGACTGCTCGCCCTGCTCGACACCCTGCCCGAGCACCGGCACGGAAGGCCCCATGCCGATGCCGTCCGCTGAACCCGCCCCCGCCGGCGGCGCCTTCCACCGCTTCATTGCCGACGCCGCCCGCACCGGCAGCCTCGTCGTGCAGCCCCGTATGGGCTTCGCCGACCCCGCCCGGATGCGCACCGGCCTGATCGCCACCCGTGCCGCCGACGCCACCACCGTCGGCACCCTCACCCTGGACAGCTTCACCCGCGTCGGCGATTACGCCGCCGCCGCCCGCGCCGTCGCCCAGGACCACCACCTCAACGGCTATCCGCTGGTCAGCATGCCCATCGAGACCACCACCGGTCTCCTCGACGGCGTCCACGGCCCCGGTTTCCCCGTCCAGGTACGGCACGGCTCCGCACAGCCCGGCCGGATCGTCGAAGCCCTCATCGCCGCCGGACTCGACGCCACCGAGGGCGGCCCTGTCTCCTACTGCCTGCCCTACGGCCGCACCCCGCTGGCCACCTCGGTCCGCGCCTGGGCCGAAGCATGCCGCAGGCTCGCCGCACTGCGCGAGGCCGGCACCGAACCGCACCTGGAGACCTTCGGCGGCTGCATGCTGGGCCAGCTCTGCCCGCCCTCCCTGCTCGTCGCCCTCTCCGTCCTGGAAGCCATGTTCTTCCGCCAGCACGGCCTGCGCAGCATCTCCCTCAGCTACGCCCAGCAGACCAGCCGCGAACAGGACGAGGAGGCCGTCCACGCGCTGCGCGCCCTCGCCGCCGACCAACTCCCGGACACCTCCTGGCACGTGGTCGTCTACGCGTACATGGGCGTCTATCCGGAGACCTGGGACGGTGCGCTGCGGCTCGTGGCGGACGCCGCCCGGCTCGCCGTGCGCACCGGCGCCACCCGGCTCATCGTCAAGACACCGGCGGAGTCGGCCCGCATCCCCTCCGTCGAGGAGAACGTCATCGCGCTGGAGACCGCCGCCGCTGCCGCCCGCACCACGCGGCCGGCCGCTCCGCCGCCGTCCACCGGCATCGAGGCGGAGGCCCGCTCCCTCGTCGAGGCCGTCCTGAACCTGCACGACGACCTCGGCCAGGCCCTGATCCGCGCCTTCGCCCACGGCTACCTCGACGTCCCCTTCTGCCTGCACCCCGACAACGCGGGGCGCACCCGCAGCTTCATCTCCGACCGCGGCCGGCTGGAGTGGTCCCGCACCGGGTCGCTCCCGCTCGGCCGGCCCACCGCCGCACAGCCGTCCCGGCGGCTGACCTCGTCCGGACTGCTGCAAGCGCTCAACCACGTCAAGAACCGCTACGACGACCCCGCCGCCCGCCTCGACAGGGCGAGCTGATCCGAGCGGCCCCCGCCCCGGTGCCCCTCCGCCACCGGTGGCTGGTGCCCCCGACCCGGCAACGACAGGACAGGACAGACATGACACTTCAGACGGATCTCCCGTCGGCGCCCGAGGCCGCCGCGTTGCCCTCACCGTTGGACCACCTGCGCGACCCGCGCACCCACGCGGCCTTGCGCATCCAGCAGGCACTCATGGCCGGTGCCCGTTCCTTCCTGCGCTCCGACGGCGCCGTGGAGATGGCCCACCCGGTCATCGGCCCCGTCACCGACCCGGGCTCGCGCGGCGCCAAGCAGGTCGACGTCGACTACTACGGCCACCGCTACAAGCTGATGACCAGCGCCATCCTCTACAAGCAGGCATCGCTGCTGGCCTTCGACCGCATCTTCCTCATCGCGCCCAACGTCCGCCTCGAACCCGTCGAGACCAGCAGCACCCACCGCCACCTCACCGAGTTCCGGCAGATCGACGTCGAGTACGCGGGCGCCACCCGGGACGATGCCATGGGCGTCGCTGAGCGGCTGGTCCGCCACGCCGTGACCACCGTCGTCGACGGGTGCGGCGACGACCTCGCCGTCCTCGGCCGCGACCCCGACGCCCTGCGCCGCCGCGTGGCCCGGCCGTTCGCCCGCGTCCCGCACGGCGAGGTCGTCGACGGTCTGCGCCGCGACGGGTACCCGCAGGCCGCCGGCACCGAGATCGAGTGGGAGGCCGAGGAGCGCATCTCCCGCCAGGCCGACGCCCCGTTCTTCATCGTCGGCTACCCCAAGGGCTCCCGCGGCTTCTACGACAAGGAGAGCACGGCCGAGCCCGGCACCCTGCTCAACTTCGACCTCATCGCCCCCGAGGGCTGCGGCGAACTGTGCAGCGGCAGCGAACGCGAGTACGACTACGCGGCCCTGGTCACCCGGATGCGCGAAACAGGCGAGAACCCCTCCAAGTACGCCTGGTACCTCGACGTCGCCCGGCACGGCATCCCCAGCAGCGCCGGCTTCGGCATCGGCCTGGAGCGCCTGACCCGCTGGGTCACCGGCCTGGACTCCGTCTGGCGGACCACAGCCTTCCCGAAGATCGCGGGGGTCGTGTCGCCGTGACCCAGCTGGCTGCACCCGGCCTGCCCGAGGACACCGTCCGCGCCCGGGCCCGCGACGGCGCCGCCGCCGTCTTCCCGCCCCTGAACAGCTACGGCACCGCCGTCTTCGGCGCCGCCCCCGAATCCGCCGGCGACGAGATCGACGGACTGCGCCTGGCCCCGCCCGTCTTCATGCCGGGCCGCCTGGCCAAGCTCATCGACCTCGGCCGCGAACCCCTCTACTCCGATGTCCGCCTCGATACCGCCCTCGGCGGCTTCACGGCTCCGCTGCCGGTCTACCTGTCGGCTCTCGGCTCCACCCACGTCACCGGCATCAGCCTCGCCCTCAGCCGCCAGGCCGGACGGCTCGGCATCCCCATGGTCATCGGCGAGAACGTCGCCCCCATGAACGGCTTCCGCTCCAGCGGCGACGACCACCGCAAGGGCCTGCTGGAACGCGTCCAGGCGTACTGCGAGGAACTCCCCGACGGCGTAGGCGGCATCTGCGTCCAGCAGAGCACCGAGGACGCCGACTCCGAGGTCTGGAACCAGGTCTACAGCGACCCCGCCGTCACCGGCCTCCTGGCCACCGGCCGCCTCGGCTTCGAACTCAAGGTCGGCCAGGGTGCCAAGCCCGGCCTCGGCGGCCTCACCATGATCAGCGAAGCGGTCGCGGCCGACCTCGCCGGACAGTACGCCGTCGAACGGCTGGGCCCCAGCGCCTCTTCGATCCTGCGCTGCGCGAGCCCGGGCACCTTCACCGACGAGATCTTCCGCCGGCAGATCCAGCTCATGCGCAACAACTACCCACGCGCCCGCTGCTGGGTGAAGCTCTTCCCCGGCCGCGACATCGGCCAAGCCGCCACCATCGCCTGGGACGCCGGCGCCGACGCCGTCGCCGTCGACGGTGCCGAGGGCGGCACCGGCTGGGCCCCGACCGGCTTCCTCGGCCACGTCGGACTGCCCCTCTCCGAATGCCTGCGCCGCGTCGACCCCGCCGGCCGCACCCTCCTCGCCAGCGGACGTGTCTGGGACGGCATCCGCGCCGTGAAACTGCTCGCCCTCGGCGCCCGCGCCGTCGGCCTCGGCCGCGCCGCACTGATCGCCGCCGACGAGGACCCCGAGCACGGCCTCGAACGCCTGCTGGACGCCATGGCACTGGAATTGCGCATGGCTGTCAGCGCACTGGGCCGCTACGCGGCGGAGGAGACCGGCCCCGAAGACCTTTGGGAGCCCCGGTCATGATCTACGAACACACCTACGAGCTGGTCACCGACGACCTCTTCGTCCTGCTGCCCCGGATGGTGCCCGGCTCGGACCTCTTCCTGAAGATCGAGGGCCTCAACCCGGCCGGCTCCGTCAAGCTGAAGACCGCGCTGAGCCTCATCGAGGACGCCGAGCACCGCGGCGTCCTCACGCCGGGCGCCCGCGTCATCGAGTCCTCGTCCGGAAACCTCGGTATCGCCCTCAGCTCCATCTGCGCCACCAAGGGCTACCGCTTCACCTGCGTCGTCGACCCGAACACCAACGCCACCAGCATCGATCACATGCGTGCCCTGGGCGCCGAGGTGGTCGTCGTCGACACCGTCGACGCCAACGGCGGCTTCCTCCAGTCCCGCATCGCCCACATCCGGCGCCACATCGAAGCGG from Streptomyces sp. NBC_01591 includes:
- a CDS encoding cobalamin B12-binding domain-containing protein; the protein is MYPHRQPPDSPHHAVLTTIASDSHTWNLLFLQLLLEEQGWEVTNLGACVPVGVLIEEATARTPGLIVVSTVNGHGAEEATGLARAVRAVPALARVPLVVGGKLNTSGTIAPDVHASLIDAGFDAVLTGANAVPGLLALLDTLPEHRHGRPHADAVR
- a CDS encoding methylaspartate mutase — protein: MPSAEPAPAGGAFHRFIADAARTGSLVVQPRMGFADPARMRTGLIATRAADATTVGTLTLDSFTRVGDYAAAARAVAQDHHLNGYPLVSMPIETTTGLLDGVHGPGFPVQVRHGSAQPGRIVEALIAAGLDATEGGPVSYCLPYGRTPLATSVRAWAEACRRLAALREAGTEPHLETFGGCMLGQLCPPSLLVALSVLEAMFFRQHGLRSISLSYAQQTSREQDEEAVHALRALAADQLPDTSWHVVVYAYMGVYPETWDGALRLVADAARLAVRTGATRLIVKTPAESARIPSVEENVIALETAAAAARTTRPAAPPPSTGIEAEARSLVEAVLNLHDDLGQALIRAFAHGYLDVPFCLHPDNAGRTRSFISDRGRLEWSRTGSLPLGRPTAAQPSRRLTSSGLLQALNHVKNRYDDPAARLDRAS
- a CDS encoding asparagine synthetase A yields the protein MTLQTDLPSAPEAAALPSPLDHLRDPRTHAALRIQQALMAGARSFLRSDGAVEMAHPVIGPVTDPGSRGAKQVDVDYYGHRYKLMTSAILYKQASLLAFDRIFLIAPNVRLEPVETSSTHRHLTEFRQIDVEYAGATRDDAMGVAERLVRHAVTTVVDGCGDDLAVLGRDPDALRRRVARPFARVPHGEVVDGLRRDGYPQAAGTEIEWEAEERISRQADAPFFIVGYPKGSRGFYDKESTAEPGTLLNFDLIAPEGCGELCSGSEREYDYAALVTRMRETGENPSKYAWYLDVARHGIPSSAGFGIGLERLTRWVTGLDSVWRTTAFPKIAGVVSP
- a CDS encoding glutamate synthase-related protein; the protein is MTQLAAPGLPEDTVRARARDGAAAVFPPLNSYGTAVFGAAPESAGDEIDGLRLAPPVFMPGRLAKLIDLGREPLYSDVRLDTALGGFTAPLPVYLSALGSTHVTGISLALSRQAGRLGIPMVIGENVAPMNGFRSSGDDHRKGLLERVQAYCEELPDGVGGICVQQSTEDADSEVWNQVYSDPAVTGLLATGRLGFELKVGQGAKPGLGGLTMISEAVAADLAGQYAVERLGPSASSILRCASPGTFTDEIFRRQIQLMRNNYPRARCWVKLFPGRDIGQAATIAWDAGADAVAVDGAEGGTGWAPTGFLGHVGLPLSECLRRVDPAGRTLLASGRVWDGIRAVKLLALGARAVGLGRAALIAADEDPEHGLERLLDAMALELRMAVSALGRYAAEETGPEDLWEPRS